The Pan troglodytes isolate AG18354 chromosome 8, NHGRI_mPanTro3-v2.0_pri, whole genome shotgun sequence genome window below encodes:
- the CSGALNACT2 gene encoding chondroitin sulfate N-acetylgalactosaminyltransferase 2 isoform X3, with the protein MPRRGLILHTRTHWLLLGLALLCSLVLFMYLLECAPQTDGNASLPGVVGENYGKEYYQALLQEQEEHYQTRATSLKRQIAQLKQELQEMSEKMRSLQERRNVGANGIGYQSNKEQAPSDLLEFLHSQIDKAEVSIGAKLPSEYGVIPFESFTLMKVFQLEMGLTRHPEEKPVRKDKRDELVEVIEAGLEVINNPDEDNEQEDEEGPLGEKLIFNENDFVEGYYRTERDKGTQYELFFKKADLTEYRHVTLFRPFGPLMKVKSEMIDITRSIINIIVPLAERTEAFVQFMQNFRDVCIHQDKKIHLTVVYFGKEGLSKVKSILESVTRFTKRILAFGEILALE; encoded by the exons ATGCCTAGAAGAGGACTGATTCTTCACACCCGGACCCACTGGTTGCTGTTGGGCCTTGCTTTGCTCTGCAGTTTGGTATTATTTATGTACCTCCTGGAATGTGCCCCCCAGACTGATGGAAATGCATCTCTTCCTGGTGTTGTTGGGGAAAATTATGGTAAAGAGTATTATCAAGCCCTCCTACAGGAACAAGAAGAACATTATCAGACCAGGGCAACCAGTCTGAAACGCCAAATTGCCCAACTAAAACAAGAATTACAAGAAATGAGTGAGAAGATGAGGTCACTGCAAGAAAGAAGGAATGTAGGGGCTAATGGCATAGGCTATCAGAGCAACAAAGAGCAAGCACCTAGTGATCTTTTAGAGTTTCTTCATTCCCAAATTGACAAAGCTGAAGTTAGCATAGGGGCCAAACTACCCAGTGAGTATGGGGTCATTCCCTTTGAAAGTTTTACCTTAATGAAAGTATTTCAATTGGAAATGGGTCTCACTCGCCATCCTGAAGAAAAGCCAGTTAGAAAAGACAAACGAGATGAATTGGTGGAAGTTATTGAAGCGGGCTTGGAGGTCATTAATAATCCTGATGAAGATAATGAACAAGAAGATGAGGAGGGTCCCCTTGGAGAGAAACTGATATTTAATGAAAATGACTTCGTAGAAG GTTATTATCGCACTGAGAGAGATAAGGGCACGCAGTATGAACTCTTTTTTAAGAAAGCAGACCTTACGGAATATAGACATGTGACCCTCTTCCGCCCTTTTGGACCTCTCATGAAAGTGAAGAGTGAGATGATTGACATCACTAGATCAATTATTAATATCATTGTGCCACTTGCTGAAAGAACTGAAGCATTTGTACAATTTATGCAGAACTTCAG GGATGTTTGTATTCATCAAGACAAgaagattcatctcacagtggtGTATTTTGGTAAAGAAGGACTGTCTAAAGTCAAGTCTATCCTAGAATCTGTCACAAG